The following are encoded together in the Vigna unguiculata cultivar IT97K-499-35 chromosome 2, ASM411807v1, whole genome shotgun sequence genome:
- the LOC114169609 gene encoding U-box domain-containing protein 19-like, whose protein sequence is MIRNTSGSGRRILTFPAVHPCESIAPSTLLPSLITLCNAISSFQHRFSCFPCNKRNARNAIRLTHLLQPFLHEIRDCHSGLPDPATLSLSELHLTFQKLLFLLEDLSREGAKLYMLMESDRVATQFRVISRSVATALDVFPFGSVEISEETKEHVLLLNEQARKGRFEFEEEDKRVVMSVVSGLTRFENQVAPDEGDLRWVIEYIGVKGWSECNKEVKFLEGEIGFKGSDEKRNKVTLLSSLVGFMSYCRCLVMEVVDSEESNTKFEGRRESSIESEIHLSLSCLNPDDFRCPISLELMSDPVTIETGHTYDRSSILKWFRSGNMTCPNTAKRLITTEMVPNVVLRRLIQQYCHANDISIPFVDSGRRNRESTRRVEPESVAAEGAMRMLASFLKEKIENGSGEEKNRGAFEIRLISKTSVFNRSCLVEAGLVPLLLRLLASMDSLTQENAAAALLNLSKCAKSRSVMVEKWGLESIVGVLKKGVKMEARQHVAAVLFYLSAEYGNLIGKEEEAIPSLVNLVKDGSYRSKKNGLVAIFGLLKHPENHRRVVEGGAVPLLVGILKGSENEDLITDSLAVLATLAEKREGMFAILEEEALHVAVEILSCSTSRVGREHCVALLLSLSVNGGEDVVGYLVKSPSLMGSLYSQLSAGTSRGSKKASALIRVLHDFYERRSSGFKISVISQEQFIHVR, encoded by the coding sequence ATGATCCGAAACACAAGCGGGTCGGGTCGCCGGATACTTACTTTCCCGGCGGTTCATCCATGCGAAAGCATCGCTCCCTCTACCCTTCTCCCTTCACTCATCACTCTCTGCAACGCTATCTCCTCTTTCCAGCACAGGTTCTCGTGTTTCCCTTGCAACAAGCGAAACGCGAGAAACGCTATTCGTTTGACCCATCTTCTCCAACCTTTCCTTCATGAAATCCGAGACTGCCATTCGGGTCTTCCTGATCCTGCAACCCTGAGCCTCTCCGAGCTCCATTTGACCTTCCAGAAGCTTCTTTTCCTTCTTGAAGATCTCTCCCGCGAAGGTGCCAAGCTTTACATGTTGATGGAATCGGATCGGGTTGCCACTCAATTTCGGGTCATATCAAGATCCGTGGCCACTGCCTTAGACGTTTTCCCTTTCGGTTCTGTGGAGATCTCCGAGGAAACCAAGGAGCATGTTTTGCTGCTGAACGAACAAGCCAGGAAGGGCAGGTTTGAATTTGAGGAAGAAGACAAACGGGTTGTGATGAGTGTTGTGTCGGGTTTGACCCGGTTTGAAAACCAGGTTGCCCCGGATGAGGGTGATCTGAGGTGGGTCATTGAGTATATTGGGGTTAAAGGGTGGAGTGAGTGTAACAAAGAGGTGAAGTTTTTGGAGGGAGAAATTGGGTTCAAGGGCTCCGATGAGAAGAGGAACAAGGTGACACTTTTGAGTAGTTTGGTAGGGTTCATGAGTTATTGTAGATGCCTTGTGATGGAGGTTGTTGATTCTGAAGAGAGTAACACAAAATTTGAGGGAAGGAGAGAAAGTAGTATTGAAAGTGAGATCCATCTGAGTCTGAGTTGTCTTAACCCGGACGATTTTCGATGTCCAATCTCTTTGGAACTGATGAGTGATCCAGTGACAATAGAGACAGGTCATACGTATGATCGTTCTTCAATTCTGAAGTGGTTCAGAAGTGGGAACATGACGTGTCCCAACACAGCCAAAAGGCTTATCACCACTGAAATGGTTCCAAACGTGGTCCTTCGGAGGTTGATTCAGCAGTATTGCCATGCGAATGACATAAGCATTCCCTTCGTTGATTCGGGTCGTAGGAATCGTGAGAGTACAAGGAGAGTGGAGCCTGAGAGTGTAGCAGCAGAGGGAGCAATGAGAATGTTGGCTAGTTTTCTGAAAGAGAAGATTGAGAATGGAAGTGGGGAAGAAAAGAACAGAGGTGCATTTGAAATAAGGCTTATTTCCAAAACAAGCGTTTTCAATAGGTCTTGTTTGGTGGAAGCTGGTTTGGTTCCTCTCTTGTTGAGGTTGCTGGCATCGATGGATTCGTTGACTCAAGAGAATGCTGCGGCAGCGCTTCTAAACCTCTCAAAATGCGCAAAGAGTAGAAGCGTGATGGTTGAGAAATGGGGGTTGGAATCGATCGTTGGGGTTTTAAAGAAGGGTGTGAAGATGGAAGCTCGGCAGCATGTTGCTGCGGTGTTGTTTTACCTTAGTGCTGAGTATGGGAACCTGATAGGGAAGGAGGAAGAAGCGATTCCATCATTGGTAAATCTTGTGAAAGATGGCTCTTATCGAAGCAAGAAAAATGGGTTGGTCGCAATTTTTGGCCTTCTTAAGCACCCGGAAAATCATAGGAGGGTGGTGGAAGGTGGAGCAGTTCCTTTACTTGTTGGCATCTTGAAAGGTTCTGAAAACGAAGACCTCATCACGGATTCTCTGGCAGTTCTGGCAACTCTGGCAGAGAAGAGAGAGGGAATGTTTGCAATTCTTGAGGAAGAGGCTTTGCATGTAGctgttgaaattttgagttgTTCCACTTCGAGGGTGGGAAGGGAACACTGTGTGGCATTGTTGCTTTCTTTGTCTGTGAATGGTGGAGAAGATGTGGTTGGTTACTTAGTGAAGAGTCCTTCTCTTATGGGATCCTTGTATTCTCAGCTAAGTGCAGGCACATCTCGAGGAAGCAAGAAAGCGAGTGCTCTGATTAGGGTCCTCCATGATTTTTATGAAAGGAGGTCCTCTGGCTTTAAGATTTCGGTTATTTCGCAGGAACAGTTCATTCATGTTCGGTAA
- the LOC114173719 gene encoding RNA-binding protein 25 isoform X2, translating to MLLMCGIPRYPPPYGTMVRPVFPPRPPGAVNIPPISRPPVAGIPTVRPIIPPVVRPMVAPSATPAEKPQNTVYIGKIASTVENEFMLSLLQLCGTIKTWKRPQDLSTGTPTSFGFYEFESAEGVLRALRLLTKLNIDGQELKVNVNQAMKEHLERYVQKKAENLNKETQAGVVEKDEGEQTSSANEGTKAEKESSNKVDSESANKESHDVTNFGIVTDEDREGDREALEKITKMIEERLKTRPLPPPPAQPSGDGSVNLTSEQLVKTREGDSVDTEKNESAENKSEKETNSDKPSSERDRSESPDRRHDRKSRERDRDRELKREKERELERYEREAERERIRKEREQRRRIEEAERQYEAYLKEWEYREREKEKERQYEKEKEKERERKRRKEILYDEEDEDEDSRKRWRRSAIEEKRKKRLREKEDDMLDKLKEEEEIAEAKKKAEEEQKRQRDALKLLTEHVVNGGNENMITEEVTDEVKSNVTEQDTIADYSREDHTGDGNALNVTSDELTIVAPTDTQGNAPTKKLGFGLVGSGKRTTVPSVFHEEEDDDAHKDKKMRPLVPIDYSTEELQAVQPTVPGPTPPNLAAAAEFAKRISSTNFKEDKLDGERDRSRRSNDKSNHRDRDRNDEDGTHNRDENKDRIPERDRDRDHVSEKLKTSDNKRLLDAKQLIDMIPKTKEELFSYEIDWAVYDKHQLHERMRPWISKKIKEFLGEEETTLIDYIVSSTQEHVKASQMLDRLQIILDEEAEMFVLKMWRMLIFEIKKVETGLALRSKS from the exons ATGCTTTTGATGTGTG GAATTCCTCGTTATCCCCCTCCTTATGGAACTATGGTTCGTCCTGTCTTTCCTCCACGCCCTCCTGGAGCAGTTAACATACCTCCAATATCACGCCCACCTGTAGCAGGGATTCCTACTGTTCGTCCAATTATTCCTCCTGTTGTCAGACCTATGGTAGCGCCTAGTGCTACCCCAGCTGAGAAGCCTCAAAACACAGTTTACATTGGCAAGATTGCATCAACTGTGGAAAATGAGTTCATGCTCTCTCTCCttcaa TTATGTGGAACTATCAAGACCTGGAAACGTCCTCAAGATTTATCCACCGGAACACCTACCAGTTTTGGGTTTTATGAGTTTGAGTCTGCAGAAGGGGTTCTCCGTGCCTTGCGACTCCTTACTAAATTGAATATTGACGGGCAGGAACTGAAG gtCAATGTGAATCAAGCCATGAAAGAACACCTGGAGCGGTATGTTCAGAAAAAAGCTGAGAACTTGAACAAAGAAACTCAGGCAGGAGTAGTTGAGAAAGACGAAGGTGAACAAACTTCTAGTGCAAATGAGGGTACAAAGGCTGAGAAAGAATCCTCAAATAAAGTGGATAGTGAATCAGCAAATAAGGAATCCCATGATGTGACAAACTTTGGGATTGTCACTGATGAAGATAGAGAAGGGGATCGTGAGGCTTTAGAAAAGATCACAAAGATGATAGAGGAAAGGTTGAAGACAAGACCTTTGCCTCCACCACCTGCACAGCCAAGTGGTGATGGTTCTGTGAATTTAACCTCAGAACAACTTGTTAAAACAAGAGAGGGAGACTCTGTTGATACAGAGAAGAATG AATCTGCTGAAAATAAAAGTGAGAAAGAGACAAACAGTGATAAACCTAGCAGTGAACGGGATAGGTCTGAAAGCCCTGATAGAAGACATGATAGAAAAAGCAGAGAGAGGGACCGAGATAGGGAACTAAAACGAGAAAAGGAAAGAGAACTTGAAAGATATGAGAGAGAAGCAGAGCGGGAACGTATTCGGAAAGAGAGGGAACAAAGACGAAGAATTGAGGAGGCTGAACGTCAATACGAAGCATATTTGAAGGAATGGGAGTATAGAGaacgagagaaagagaaagagcgTCAATATgaaaaagagaaggagaaggaaaggGAACGTAAACGGAGAAAGGAGATACTTTATGATGAAGAGGATGAGGATGAAGATTCTAGGAAGAGGTGGCGTAGAAGTGCGATAgaggagaagagaaagaagaggtTGCGTGAGAAGGAAGATGACATGCTTGACAAACTAAAGGAAGAGGAAGAAATTGCTGAGGCTAAGAAGAAGGCTGAGGAGGAACAAAAACGGCAAAGAGATGCTTTAAAACTATTAACTGAGCATGTGGTAAATGGTGGTAACGAAAATATGATTACTGAAGAGGTTACTGATGAAGTCAAAAGTAATGTTACTGAACAAGATACTATAGCTGATTATAGTCGTGAAGATCATACTG GTGATGGGAATGCACTAAATGTCACCAGTGATGAATTAACCATAGTTGCTCCAACTGATACACAAGGTAATGCTCCTACAAAAAAATTGGGATTTGGCCTAGTTGGTTCAGGGAAAAGAACAACTGTGCCTTCTGTTTTCCATGAAGAGGAGGATGATGATGCACACAAGGACAAAAAAATGAGGCCATTGGTTCCAATTGATTACTCAACTGAAGAATTGCAGGCTGTTCAACCTACAGTGCCTGGTCCAACACCACCAAATTTGGCTGCTGCTGCCGAATTTGCAAAGCGCATATCCAGTACAAATTTCAAGGAAGATAAGCTGGATGGAGAACGGGATAGAAGTAGGCGTTCAAATGATAAGTCTAACCACCGTGATAGGGACagaaatgatgaagatggtaCTCACAACAGAGATGAAAACAAGGACAGAATTCCTGAACGTGACAGGGATCGAGATCATGTATCGGAGAAACTTAAGACTTCTGATAACAAGAGGCTTTTGGATGCTAAACAATTGATTGATATGATACCAAAGACCAAAGAGGAGTTGTTTTCGTATGAGATAGACTGGGCAGTATATGATAAG CATCAACTGCATGAAAGAATGAGACCGTGGATTTCAAAGAAAATCAAAGAGTTTTTGGGGGAAGAAGAGACTACATTGATAGATTATATTGTTTCTAGTACACAAGAACATGTGAAAGCATCCCAAATGCTTGATCGTCTTCAGATTATTTTGGACGAAGAGGCTGAAATGTTCGTTCTGAAGATGTGGAGGATGCTTATCTTTGAAATAAAGAAGGTAGAGACAGGTCTAGCTCTGAGGTCAAAATCAtga
- the LOC114173719 gene encoding RNA-binding protein 25 isoform X1, which yields MADSASSPATLPPNPQPSESAPPNPPDPLPQSSTPPSSTPLAVNPNPNPTLLPPPPALLFPAGTPPQVPGVLPPSFRPLAPQVPQFSPVPAPHPVYQNPAVPPPGVASAAVPQQMQPMMSYQVQPGNPAMRPFTPIPNGYAPAPTVTPAGIPRYPPPYGTMVRPVFPPRPPGAVNIPPISRPPVAGIPTVRPIIPPVVRPMVAPSATPAEKPQNTVYIGKIASTVENEFMLSLLQLCGTIKTWKRPQDLSTGTPTSFGFYEFESAEGVLRALRLLTKLNIDGQELKVNVNQAMKEHLERYVQKKAENLNKETQAGVVEKDEGEQTSSANEGTKAEKESSNKVDSESANKESHDVTNFGIVTDEDREGDREALEKITKMIEERLKTRPLPPPPAQPSGDGSVNLTSEQLVKTREGDSVDTEKNESAENKSEKETNSDKPSSERDRSESPDRRHDRKSRERDRDRELKREKERELERYEREAERERIRKEREQRRRIEEAERQYEAYLKEWEYREREKEKERQYEKEKEKERERKRRKEILYDEEDEDEDSRKRWRRSAIEEKRKKRLREKEDDMLDKLKEEEEIAEAKKKAEEEQKRQRDALKLLTEHVVNGGNENMITEEVTDEVKSNVTEQDTIADYSREDHTGDGNALNVTSDELTIVAPTDTQGNAPTKKLGFGLVGSGKRTTVPSVFHEEEDDDAHKDKKMRPLVPIDYSTEELQAVQPTVPGPTPPNLAAAAEFAKRISSTNFKEDKLDGERDRSRRSNDKSNHRDRDRNDEDGTHNRDENKDRIPERDRDRDHVSEKLKTSDNKRLLDAKQLIDMIPKTKEELFSYEIDWAVYDKHQLHERMRPWISKKIKEFLGEEETTLIDYIVSSTQEHVKASQMLDRLQIILDEEAEMFVLKMWRMLIFEIKKVETGLALRSKS from the exons ATGGCGGATTCCGCCTCTTCCCCGGCGACCCTACCTCCCAATCCCCAACCCTCTGAATCCGCACCACCCAACCCACCCGATCCACTCCCCCAATCCTCAACACCACCTTCATCTACTCCCCTCGCGGTAAACCCTAATCCCAATCCAACGCTGCTCCCTCCGCCGCCCGCACTACTCTTTCCGGCCGGCACTCCACCGCAGGTCCCCGGCGTTCTCCCTCCCTCATTCCGCCCGCTTGCTCCTCAGGTGCCTCAATTCTCCCCCGTCCCAGCGCCCCACCCGGTGTACCAAAATCCTGCCGTTCCGCCTCCCGGCGTGGCGAGCGCTGCTGTGCCACAGCAGATGCAGCCGATGATGTCGTACCAGGTTCAACCTGGCAACCCGGCCATGCGACCCTTTACTCCGATCCCTAACGGTTACGCTCCAGCTCCGACCGTAACTCCCGCGG GAATTCCTCGTTATCCCCCTCCTTATGGAACTATGGTTCGTCCTGTCTTTCCTCCACGCCCTCCTGGAGCAGTTAACATACCTCCAATATCACGCCCACCTGTAGCAGGGATTCCTACTGTTCGTCCAATTATTCCTCCTGTTGTCAGACCTATGGTAGCGCCTAGTGCTACCCCAGCTGAGAAGCCTCAAAACACAGTTTACATTGGCAAGATTGCATCAACTGTGGAAAATGAGTTCATGCTCTCTCTCCttcaa TTATGTGGAACTATCAAGACCTGGAAACGTCCTCAAGATTTATCCACCGGAACACCTACCAGTTTTGGGTTTTATGAGTTTGAGTCTGCAGAAGGGGTTCTCCGTGCCTTGCGACTCCTTACTAAATTGAATATTGACGGGCAGGAACTGAAG gtCAATGTGAATCAAGCCATGAAAGAACACCTGGAGCGGTATGTTCAGAAAAAAGCTGAGAACTTGAACAAAGAAACTCAGGCAGGAGTAGTTGAGAAAGACGAAGGTGAACAAACTTCTAGTGCAAATGAGGGTACAAAGGCTGAGAAAGAATCCTCAAATAAAGTGGATAGTGAATCAGCAAATAAGGAATCCCATGATGTGACAAACTTTGGGATTGTCACTGATGAAGATAGAGAAGGGGATCGTGAGGCTTTAGAAAAGATCACAAAGATGATAGAGGAAAGGTTGAAGACAAGACCTTTGCCTCCACCACCTGCACAGCCAAGTGGTGATGGTTCTGTGAATTTAACCTCAGAACAACTTGTTAAAACAAGAGAGGGAGACTCTGTTGATACAGAGAAGAATG AATCTGCTGAAAATAAAAGTGAGAAAGAGACAAACAGTGATAAACCTAGCAGTGAACGGGATAGGTCTGAAAGCCCTGATAGAAGACATGATAGAAAAAGCAGAGAGAGGGACCGAGATAGGGAACTAAAACGAGAAAAGGAAAGAGAACTTGAAAGATATGAGAGAGAAGCAGAGCGGGAACGTATTCGGAAAGAGAGGGAACAAAGACGAAGAATTGAGGAGGCTGAACGTCAATACGAAGCATATTTGAAGGAATGGGAGTATAGAGaacgagagaaagagaaagagcgTCAATATgaaaaagagaaggagaaggaaaggGAACGTAAACGGAGAAAGGAGATACTTTATGATGAAGAGGATGAGGATGAAGATTCTAGGAAGAGGTGGCGTAGAAGTGCGATAgaggagaagagaaagaagaggtTGCGTGAGAAGGAAGATGACATGCTTGACAAACTAAAGGAAGAGGAAGAAATTGCTGAGGCTAAGAAGAAGGCTGAGGAGGAACAAAAACGGCAAAGAGATGCTTTAAAACTATTAACTGAGCATGTGGTAAATGGTGGTAACGAAAATATGATTACTGAAGAGGTTACTGATGAAGTCAAAAGTAATGTTACTGAACAAGATACTATAGCTGATTATAGTCGTGAAGATCATACTG GTGATGGGAATGCACTAAATGTCACCAGTGATGAATTAACCATAGTTGCTCCAACTGATACACAAGGTAATGCTCCTACAAAAAAATTGGGATTTGGCCTAGTTGGTTCAGGGAAAAGAACAACTGTGCCTTCTGTTTTCCATGAAGAGGAGGATGATGATGCACACAAGGACAAAAAAATGAGGCCATTGGTTCCAATTGATTACTCAACTGAAGAATTGCAGGCTGTTCAACCTACAGTGCCTGGTCCAACACCACCAAATTTGGCTGCTGCTGCCGAATTTGCAAAGCGCATATCCAGTACAAATTTCAAGGAAGATAAGCTGGATGGAGAACGGGATAGAAGTAGGCGTTCAAATGATAAGTCTAACCACCGTGATAGGGACagaaatgatgaagatggtaCTCACAACAGAGATGAAAACAAGGACAGAATTCCTGAACGTGACAGGGATCGAGATCATGTATCGGAGAAACTTAAGACTTCTGATAACAAGAGGCTTTTGGATGCTAAACAATTGATTGATATGATACCAAAGACCAAAGAGGAGTTGTTTTCGTATGAGATAGACTGGGCAGTATATGATAAG CATCAACTGCATGAAAGAATGAGACCGTGGATTTCAAAGAAAATCAAAGAGTTTTTGGGGGAAGAAGAGACTACATTGATAGATTATATTGTTTCTAGTACACAAGAACATGTGAAAGCATCCCAAATGCTTGATCGTCTTCAGATTATTTTGGACGAAGAGGCTGAAATGTTCGTTCTGAAGATGTGGAGGATGCTTATCTTTGAAATAAAGAAGGTAGAGACAGGTCTAGCTCTGAGGTCAAAATCAtga